A window of Dehalogenimonas sp. WBC-2 genomic DNA:
TCTTCTGTCCCGCTATGATCACACACTGCTGAACGACGTACCGCCGTTCGATAAGATAAACCCGTCTGCTGAGAATATCGCCCGTGCCATTTATGAAGCGCTCGCGCCCGAGATTAAAGGCGTCAGATTGGAATCGGTGACAGTGTGGGAGTCCCCGGAGAGCTGCGCCGAGTACAGGGCAACAAACCCAACCTGAACGCAAGCTGAATACTATTTACATCCGCCCGCCGCCGGTTTATAGTCTAACCATGCGTATCCTGCTGGTAGAAGATGACACAGACCTGGTCTGGGCTATTAAGTCCCGGATGGAACAGGACGGCTACGCTGTTGACCATGAATCCGACGGCCCGTCCGGCCTGAACCGTGCCGCCGACACCTATGACGTCATCATCCTGGACATCATGCTGCCGGGTCTTGATGGTTTCGAGGTATGCCGCCGTATCCGCAGTCAGGGCATCAAAACGCCCATCCTCATGCTTACCGCCCGCAGCCGGGAAGACGACAAAGTACGCGGCCTGGACTGCGGCGCCGATGATTATCTGGCCAAACCGTTCAGCTATCCCGAGCTTTTCGCCCGAGTTCGGGCACTGATTCGGAGGTCCCACAATCATCTAACGAACGAGCTGATCGTAGGCCCGTTGCATATTGATATTGCTTTGAGAACTGCCGCTTACCATGGCCGGGAACTGATACTGACTTCCAAGGAATACGGCATCCTTGAATATTTAACCTTGAACAGAAATGCGGTCGTGACCAAGGATATGATCGAGCAGCATATCTGGGGAGATGACAACAATATCTATTCCAATGTCATCGAGGTGTTGGTCAGCCGGGTAAGGAACAAGCTGGACCCGGAGAACAAGGAAGCGGTCATCAAGACCGTCAGGAGTTTGGGGTACATCATCAAGAATGAAAAGCCTTAATCTCAAATTAATCTTATTGTACGTTGCCTCCGTGTTCATGATAGTGACTACGGTGTTTATGGTCAATGAACATAGCGCTTATGAAAGATCAGAAACGACCGCAGTTCAATTGATGGAAATAGGTCCTGGTTACATCAACAGCGCAACACTTGACACTATTGAAGTGGAAGCGCGGAATCAGGGTGAAAATATTTTTGATATTCTCTCAGAGTTCATAACAGGAACCACTGCAACCGGAATACTTGAGACCTTCCATCCAGTTTTTCCGCTTCTTGGGCCTGGAGGACGAGGCGATAGCACAACGATAACTCTACTTCCAGAGTTATTCCGTTCAAGCGACAATTATTACCTCATAGACGATCCTTCTTCTGAAATAGGTCCATTGATTATTTCAGATAATTATTTCTCTTCAACCATATCTCTATTCATTGATGGACCGCCATGGCGCAGGTTGTATTACTCTCAAGTAGACGGCTACGACGATCTGGTAATCATAGGCTCATTGGACATACGTTTTCTCCCTGAAAAGAACTGGCTGGGCAAGGTGCCCGGAGATGTCTTGCTAGTAACTCCGCTTGTCATGGTAGCAGCCTTACTCCTTGGTTCAATTATTACACGTATAACGGTTAGCCCGGTTATCCGCCTGACCCGGTTTTCGGAAAAACTGGCCGCAGGAAGCTTAAATGAAAGAACTGGTTTTACATCAAAAGATGAACTGGGGCGGCTTGCTCATTCGCTTAATTTGATGGCTGCCCGGTTGCAGGATACCTTTAATTCCCAGAAGAAATTCGTTTCCGACGCTGCCCATGAATTGAAAACTCCTCTGGCATCAATGAAGACGGCGGTCACCGGAGCATTAATCAATAGTAAGACTAAAGAAGAATACCATCAGTTGATTGATTTCTTGTCCCGCAAGATAGATGTCCAGGAACGTCTTATAACCGACTTGCTCCTCCAAGCGAAGGCGGATGAGGTTGATTCTGTAACCGCCTGCCAACTGGTAGACATTGCGGACCTCGTTGCTCGGGCGGCCGGGGAATTTGAGCCGATTTTCGATGAGAAAGGGCTGAACTTCACCCCCGATACTGCTGAACTGCCGCCGCACCGTAAGCTCTACGTTAAAGGAGACGCCGGGCAGCTTTTACACTTGTTCTCCAACCTGTTTGACAATGCCGCCAAATATACCCCCGCAGGCGGCAGGGTCGGCATTTGTATAACAGCCGATGATGAAAACGTATTCATCAAAGTTAGAGACACCGGTGGTGGTATCGCCCCTGAACACTTGGACAAGATATTTGATCGATTCTATAAGATTTCTGCGGACAGGACACCAGAATCCGGCTTCGGTCTTGGATTGTCCATATGCCGCGGCATCGCCGTCCGTCACGGTGGCGAGATTACGGTGGAGAGCGAGCCCGGAGAGGGCAGTGTCTTCACCGTGCGTTTGCCATTGTATTTCGGCTGAGGTAAGCACGGGAATTCCGGGGTTATATCTTCCCGGTACCATCGTTTACGGTATTTCAGTACTATTTTCTACTGTTTGACCTTTTTCGTTCAGGTTGTGTTCAGGTTGCCGTGGTAGAGTGTCTCCGCGTCCATGGAGAGGAAAATAAGGCTGGCATGGACGGAGGAGGGAGCTGATATGAATGTGTGAGAGTTTCCCAAGTGGCTGCCAGGAGACTAAAATATTAGAAAGGATAAATACAAGATGCAGTTCAGGAAACGGTTTCTAATGGTTTTCATGTCATTGGCTCTTCTGGCCGGGATGCTGGGGGGTGGAACGGTGGCAGCAGCTGATACAAAGCTTTCATGGGAAAGCATCTCTAATGGGAGCATCTTAACTATTCATCTGCCGTTATCCCAAAGAGTAAGGTAAAATAGATGTAAATGTAAGCAGAATTACGCATCGAGTAGAGCTGAAGTATATTGGGAGGGTTAACATGAGATTCGGCGCACCCGAAATAATAGTATTTTCCTTGAGCATCACTCTCTATGCCTTTATCTTTTACTATCTGAATAAGCATACCGACGATGACCAAACCCTGCGACACACAATTCGAAGTCGTAGCTTCCAATTAATGCTTTCTGGTGACTTCATTATGTTCATCGGCGGTCTAACTCTGGGGATTGGAGGGCTAATCATCAGTATTCCATTTTTAATATTGCTCGGTTATTTGGCAGTATTAGCTAATAGATCACCACTGAACGGCAATGTTTTTGCCTTGATATTTGCTATCATCCTCATCGGTCAACGCTCAATTTTGTACTTCGGCGGTGGGTATCCAGATATTCAATCATGGATAATTGTTATCTTTTACTTGGGAGCTGCCATTTATGTACTGCCGTCATCAATCATACTCATAAAGAGCGGGGTCGCAACAGGCTGGAGATAAGATTGTTAAGTGAAGCACTCTTAGCGCGCATGATCTTATTTTCATCTCCTGTTTATCTTGGAGTGGTAGCTGTTCAATAAACAGGTTGTCGCTATAGCAACCCTTGCCGTCCATGTTGATCCTGACGTGGTGTTCCTTCAGTAAACGGTAAAGGCTTCATCGGTAACCTGAATGCCTTGATCGGTGTTGAATATTTCAGGAGTCTCCTTACTTCAGGCTTCTTCCAAAGCAGCGACACAGAAGTCTGCATTCAGCGTATTAGACAAGCGCCAAGAAATGATATACTGGCTGTATCAGTCAATGTGGCTACGGGGTAAAACTCCCCCTTAGATACCTGTCTAATTTTTGGGGACCACCTCATATTTGGGCGTTATTTCTTTAGGACAATATTAAGAAAAGAATAAGATTGAAAATATGAAAACCGCACTTAAAACTCACAACGCGGAGCCGTGACATGCGGCTTTTGACTTAGTCAGCCAGCTTGAACAGAAGGCATGCTACCTCACCGCCGAAGACCCCGTGCCCTACAGCTACGTTCTTCCTGTGACGCTCATACCCAGTTTGTCGAGGACACCTACAACTAATTAACTCAAAGCTTTGCTGCTATTCTCCGGCCGGGATATCCAGGTTTTCCGGTCGCGGATATCACGGTCGAAAAGCAGACGATTGGTTATCAGTTCTCCGGTTGACAGGCCGGTTGCCAGTTCTGAGCGGCGGCCGATGAGCCGTCTTCCCAGGGAGATGGTGGTGAGCGCGGCAAAACCGGCGGCCACTGGGCCGGGTTCTGATATGTTGAAAAATCCGGACAGGTAATAAGCCAGCAAGGGCAGCGACAGAAAGCCTATGAAAACGCTCAGCGACAATTTCTTAAGAGGCGACAGTGATAAAGCGATTGCCAGAATAACCAGGCCTAATAGGGGCGATACGCCCGCGACGACTCCGAGACTTGTTAGATTGCCGCGCCCTCCACGAAAACCCAGGAACAGCGGCCAGATCTGACCGGTGATGGCAGCGATGCCGACGACCATCTGCATTCCGGTTTCCAGCCCGGCCCAGCGCGCCACCCAAACCGCCAGGAGCCCCTTGGCGAAGTCGAAGAGGACTACCGGTAGCGCCCACCGTTTGGAAGTGGCCTTCAGTGCGTTGGAAGAACCGACGTTGCCGGAACCGAATTTGCGGAGGTCAACGCCGCGGGTCCAGCGGGCAATGATGTAGGCTATTGGGATGCTGCCTATGAGATAAGCGGCTATCACCAGAAGTAGTGTCATAAACAAGCTCCTGATATTCCAATAAAATTGGGTGATGATTCAAAATATATTGTCATATTGTGATTAAATAAATGGCTTCTGCGTATGCAAAACGGTGTGTTTGATATCGGTTGGGATTCAGTCCCGAGAGTCATTCTCTTTTGGCAACCGGGCAAGCAATTTTTTAACCGCTGCCAGGGGCACGCTCTGTCCGCCGATCATCGTCTCAGTGGCTGGATCCAGGCCGTGGTAATCGGTGCCGCCAGTGGCCACCAGCCCCAATCTTTCGGCCAGGCGTTTCAAATGCTGGATCTCATATTGGCGGTAGCTGGCGTAATAGACTTCAATACCGGTCAAGCCTGCCGCCGCAAGATTCTCAACCATGGGCTCGTAATTCGGCAAGGTCAAGGGGTGGGCCATTACTGCCAGGCCTCCGGCAGACTTGATAAGAGTCACAGCATCGGTGGGGGTGAGCTTGATGCGTTCGGCATAGGCCGGGCCGTCGCGGCTGATATATTTTTCAAAAGCTTCACCGATATAACTGATGTAACCTTTTTCTACCATGGCCTGGGCGATATGCGGCCGGCCGATGACGGCATCACCGGCAATTTCCTTCACTCTGGTCCATTCCAGCGGCATACCCAACGCCGCCAGTTTTTCAACCATGGCTAAGCCGCGGTCTTCCCGTGAGTCTCTCATACCGGACAACTGGTGTTTGAAGTTTGTGTTCTGCCAGTCTATAAAATAACCAAGGACATGCACGTCACCTTCAGCGACATTGGTGGAAATCTCGACTCCGGGAATGACGGTAAGTCCGGGATGGTTCTCCGCTTCGGCCAGGGCTTCGGCGATGCCGTCAATGGAATCGTGGTCGGTTAGAGCCATGTATCTCAAACCGCGCGCCGCCGCCATTTTGACTACTTCAGCCGGAAGAAAGACGCCATCAGAAGCGGTAGAGTGCAGGTGCAGGTCAACCAGGCTGGTCATGCCAGGGCCGCCGTTTCTCGGTCGATGCGTTCGATGGCAATAGCCCGGCCATTTGAATCGGTGGTGATAAGCACTGAGTTAAAGGTAACGCGCCCTTTGCCGACCGATAAACGGTTGGGCATACCGCTAAGGAACCGTTTCAGGACGTCATCCGGGGTGTCACCTATTATAGAATCAGTAGGCCCTACCATGCCGATGTCGGAGACGCTGGCAGTGCCGCCGGGCAGGACGCGGGCATCTACTGTGCCGACATGGGTATGGGTGCCGACGACGGCGGTGACCCGGCCGTTCAGGTACCAGCCCATGGCTTGTTTCTCTGAAGTGGCTTCAGCGTGAAAGTCCACGATGATGTGCTTAGGCGGCTCTTTATATTCAGCCAGGAGTGTATCCATGGCGCGGAAGGGGCAGTCTACTAAGCTGTTGAGAAAAGTGCGGCCTAACAGGTTGACCACCAGCACTCCTTTGACTGAGGTAAAGCCTTTTCCGGGCGCATCGGGCGGGTAGTTAAGCGGCCGTATTACCGGGGCACTGCCTTCCAGCAGCGGCAGGATTTCCATCTGTGACCAGATATGATTGCCAGAGGTGATAGCGTCAACACCATAGGAAAAAAGTTCCTCGGCAACGTCAGGTGTCAGCCCCAAACCGCCAGCGGCGTTTTCACCATTGGCGATGACCATGTCAACACCCAGTCCCAGCTTCAGGGCAGGCAGAATCTCTTTCATGGCACGGCGACCCGGTTTGCCGATGATGTCGCCGATAGTCAATATTTTCATTTAGTTCCTAACTGAGATTTATTGTTGATTATCCTATTATGCCATTCATTGGGTAAGCGTTCAACGTTGAGGTCTGCAGTGAGATGAGATTTATCGCGGTTGGAGGCGGTCGCGGGAATCAAGCATTATGGTGACCGGACCATCGTTAACCAGTTCTAGCTGCATGTGTGCCTGGAAACGGCCGGTGCAGTATTGACATAAGCCACTAATAGGTACAATATTATTCATAAGTAGACTTTAATAACGCTAATGCATTTGTTAGTAGTTACCGACTTACTAGCCTGAGGGAATAAGTGGCTGAAAACCGGTATATCGGGGATCAACTGTGAAAGTTGAAGAAGCTACAGTGGATAATCGGCCCCCCAGGACCATTCGGTTCGGTCTGGGTGTTCGTTTCATCAGTTTTGTTGTATTGGTGGCTCTGTTGTCCGGGGGGCTGGGTGGATTAATGCTGATTGAAATGAACCGGGATTACCTGCACAGGCAAATACTTCAAACCAACCTGAGTCAATCTGAATTAGCAGCAGAGTTCACTGATAAGTACATCACCGCAGTCCATGCGCACGTGGAGGTATTTGCCCACCGTCCGGATGTGATGCAGGCTGTGAGTGAAAACTTACCTGAACAGCTCCAGACAACTATTTCCGAGTTCGTGAACGTCCAAACTGCTTTGGAAAATGTTGGTATTTATGATATTTACGGCATTCAAAGGGTTGTGAGCAATTCAAACGTAAGCGCTCTGGGGCGGTCTTTTATTGATGCCCTCTGGTTTAAGACGGCTTTATCAACAGGTCTGCCTTATCAAGATTTACCGACAATATCGATAATTTCCGGAGAACCGGTGATTCTTTATGCAGTACCTGTGGTTAACGGATCCGGTTTGGTTACCGGAATCCTGACGGGTGAAATCTCTCTTAAGGGATTAGCCGAAGCGATTGTGAACGTTGATTATGGAACGGATACCAGCGCATTAGTGGCAGATCTCCGCGGCGAAGGTATCATTATTGCCGATACGAATCCTCAATATGTAATGAGACCGCTTTCAGACCGATTCGATCAAACCGTCTTGAGCTTAACGGTGGGCTCCAGTGATTCTTTCGAAGCTAGCAACAAGGGTGAAACAGAGCTCATTGGATTTGCGTCCGTACCGAATTTGCCATGGTCTGTGCTGGTTAGTACTCCCAAGGGAACGGCAACCGCGATGGTTGACGTAATGATGAAAAACGCAAGCCTCCTGCTGGCGGGTATTATATTAGTCTCCGCTATCGTGGGCGGGTTTGCTATTCTAAGCGTATCCAGGCCTTTGGTGCAGATGAGGAATATCTCTGCCAAGATTGCCGCGGGAGACCTCACAAAAAGGGTTGAAGTTAGCCAGAACAGTGAAATCGGCGACCTTGGCGCGGCTTTCAACCATATGGCGCAAGAGATAGCCGAAAAAGAATCCAGACTGGTCGAATATGCAATGGACCTGGAAAAACGCGTCGAAGAACGTACGCTGGAACTTTCCCGTTCCAACACCGACCTGGAGCAATTTGCATATGTGGCCTCCCATGATCTTCAGGAACCGCTCCGGATGGTATCCAGCTACATGCAGCTGTTGGAGAAGCGTTATGGATCCAAGCTTGAATCCGAGGCCAAGGAATTCATGAACTACGCGGTGGACGGCGCAAACCGCATGAAGGTGATTATAAACGACCTGCTGCAGTATTCCAGAGTCGGCACAAGAGGCAAATCCCCGGAACCGGTCAACATGGAAAAAGTACTGAAAATCGCGATAGCAAATCTCAGCCTGGCCATCAAAGAATACGGCGCCATCATATCGCACGAGGAACTGCCGGTAATTCAGGCCGATGAAAGTCAGATGGTGCAAGTGCTTCAAAATCTCATCGGCAACGCAATGAAATTTCACAGCGATGCCCGGCCTGAAATACATATCGGCGTTGTTGATAAGGATTCGGAATGGCAGTTTTCAGTCAGTGACAACGGCATCGGCTTGGATCCGAAATATGCCGACCGTATATTTATCATCTTCCAGAGGTTACACACGCGTGACGAATATCCGGGCAGCGGAATAGGGTTGGCTATGAGCAAGCGGATCATTGAACGTCACGGCGGGAAAATATGGGTGGAATCTACGCCTGGCCAAGGCGCCACCTTTTACTTCACGATAACGAAAAAGGAGAATGAGAATGAATGAACCGCTAAAACCGATCCAGGTATTGCTTGTCGAAGATAATGAAGCTGACGCACGTTTGATGAAAGAGGTAATAAAGGATTCAAAAATCATTATTGACCTGAATATCGTTTCTGATGGTATCGAGGCGCTGGATTACGTCAACCAACGCGGTAAGTTCAAACAGGCCTTAAAACCGGATTTGATACTGCTGGACCTCAATCTGCCCAAAAAAGACGGACGCGAGGTCCTGGCGGAAATCAAAAACAGTCCCAGTCAGAAGCGTATTCCGGTAGTAATTATCACAAGTTCTCAGGCTGAAGAAGATATCGTCAAGACTTATGATCTGCATGCCAACGCATACGTGACCAAACCTCTGGACCTGGTGCAGTTCAGCAAAGTTGTAGATTCTATCGAACTATTCTGGTTTACTGTAGTAAAGCTGCCCAGCGGGTTAGGTGATGGCTAAGAATTCTCTGGCTGTCCTCTTAATTGAAGATAATCCGGGCGATGTCCGATTGATGCGGACGATCCTTACCGGTTCTGGCGGAAGAGAATTTAATATTCAGTCCTTCAGCCGGCTTGATGAGGGATTGAGTTATATCTGTGATAATTGGATTGATGTTGCTATCCTTGACCTCAATCTGCCTGATTCAAGCGGGGTCGAAACTCTACGCAGGCTTCATCATGCATATCCTGAATTGCCCATCGTTATCATGACCGGCAGTGATGATGATGAATTGATGAAAGAGGCCGCAAGCGAAGGTGCCCAGGATTATCTTTTAAAGGGTGAGATAACCGAAAGCCGAATCCTAATAAGAATTATCGACTATGCTATTGAACGGAAGCATGGGGAGGCCAGGTTATTGCGGTCCGAAGCCGAATTGAAAAAAGCCCAGAAAATCGCTCATGTCGGGAGTTGGGTATGGAATCTGAAAACCGATCGAATGGAGTGGTCGGACGAAATGTTCCACATCTTCGGCATCGACAGAGATAATCTTCAAGGTGAACTGAAACAAGTTATGGCCGATGCTGTTTATCCCGATGACAGAGCCGCGGTGGAAGCCACAAATAACGCAGTTTGTAGTGGTAAAAGCCCGGTTCCGCTGGAATACCGGGTGATCAGGTCTGACGGCAGCGTCCGTACGGTCTGGGCGGAATTCGGCGAACTGGTCACCGATAAATGCGGCGCTGTCGAGACTATTTCAGGCATTGTACATGATGTTACAGAACGCAAGAAAGAAGAGACTGATAACCAGCAACTCCGGGATAAGGCGGAGATGACCAGCCGTTTAGCCGCTGTTGGTGAGATGGCGTCCGGTATAGCACATGAGATCAATAACCCCCTCACCGGTGTGGTCGGTTTTTCAGAACTGTTACTGGAGATACAGGACCTGCCGGATGAGGTGAAAGAGGGTATAAGGATCATCAACGATGGCAGTCAAAGGGTGAAAGACATCGTTGGCCGGATGCTTACCTTTGCCAGACAATCGAGGCCGCAGAAAAACGCAACCAACATCACGGAATTGATTGATAATACTCTGGAACTTCGCCGTTATGTCCTCAGCACCTCAAATATTGAAGTTGTGAAGGATTATTCTCCCGATTTGCCCTGGGTGGTTGCCGACGCCGGTCAACTGCAGCAGGTTTTCCTTAACCTTATTGTCAACGCTGAGTTTGCGATGAAAAAAGCTCATGACAGGGGCAAGTTGACGATAAAAACGGAAAAACTTGAAAACCGTATCTGTATCTCTGTCGCGGATGATGGCCCGGGTATGTCGGCCGAGGTTATGTCCAAGATTTTTCTGCCTTTTTTTACCACCAAAGGTCCTGGAGAAGGCACAGGCCTCGGATTGGCTCTGTCATTTGGTATTGTTCAGGAACATGGCGGTATTCTTCGTGTGGACAGCGTTCTCGGTCAGGGAGCGACGTTCGTAATTGATCTGCCGCTCAATTCGGCGGAAGTCCAATCAGAATCAGAATCACCGGTCTCTCAACCATTCCTTGAATATAAAGATGTCTCAGTACTGGTAATTGATGATGAGTCTCATGTGAGGTCTTTAATCCGCGCGATTCTTAGCAAACATGGATACGCGGTGGAAGAGTGCGATTTGCCCGAAAAGGCACTGGAGAAACTGAAAACGAACAAGTATACCATCGTCTTTATGGATATCCGCATGCCTGGTATGAGCGGAATGGAACTCTATGAAAAGATCTCACGGAGATGGCCGGAAATGGCTGGCAGGGTGGTATTCGTTACCGGAGATACCTCCGACCGCCTTACCAGGGAATACCTGGCTTCTCATAAACTGTCCCATATCGCCAAGCCGTTTGATAGAAGGGCTCTGGAAGAGAAAGTCAGTAATATTCTGGCCAGGTAAATCTGCTCTGGCAAACCGCTTGTTGCCGGTACTTACCGCGGCAGCAGCCGGTCACGGGAATCAAGCATTATGGTGACCGGACCATCGTTAACCAGTTCTAGCTGCATGTGTGCCTGGAAACGGCCGGTGGCAACGGAAATACCGGTGTTTCGGGCTTCGGCGACGAAGTCATCGAATAGTTTCTCGGCTAGTTCGGGAGGTGCCGCGCCGGTGAAGCTGGGACGGCGGCCTTTCCGGGTATCGGCGATGAGGGTAAACTGGCTTATTAGTAGTAGCTCTCCACCGGTGTCGAGCAAGGAAAGGTTGAACTTTCCTTCGGC
This region includes:
- a CDS encoding two-component sensor histidine kinase, which codes for MEIGPGYINSATLDTIEVEARNQGENIFDILSEFITGTTATGILETFHPVFPLLGPGGRGDSTTITLLPELFRSSDNYYLIDDPSSEIGPLIISDNYFSSTISLFIDGPPWRRLYYSQVDGYDDLVIIGSLDIRFLPEKNWLGKVPGDVLLVTPLVMVAALLLGSIITRITVSPVIRLTRFSEKLAAGSLNERTGFTSKDELGRLAHSLNLMAARLQDTFNSQKKFVSDAAHELKTPLASMKTAVTGALINSKTKEEYHQLIDFLSRKIDVQERLITDLLLQAKADEVDSVTACQLVDIADLVARAAGEFEPIFDEKGLNFTPDTAELPPHRKLYVKGDAGQLLHLFSNLFDNAAKYTPAGGRVGICITADDENVFIKVRDTGGGIAPEHLDKIFDRFYKISADRTPESGFGLGLSICRGIAVRHGGEITVESEPGEGSVFTVRLPLYFG
- a CDS encoding two-component system response regulator — its product is MNEPLKPIQVLLVEDNEADARLMKEVIKDSKIIIDLNIVSDGIEALDYVNQRGKFKQALKPDLILLDLNLPKKDGREVLAEIKNSPSQKRIPVVIITSSQAEEDIVKTYDLHANAYVTKPLDLVQFSKVVDSIELFWFTVVKLPSGLGDG
- the plsY gene encoding acyl-phosphate:glycerol-3-phosphate O-acyltransferase PlsY, with amino-acid sequence MTLLLVIAAYLIGSIPIAYIIARWTRGVDLRKFGSGNVGSSNALKATSKRWALPVVLFDFAKGLLAVWVARWAGLETGMQMVVGIAAITGQIWPLFLGFRGGRGNLTSLGVVAGVSPLLGLVILAIALSLSPLKKLSLSVFIGFLSLPLLAYYLSGFFNISEPGPVAAGFAALTTISLGRRLIGRRSELATGLSTGELITNRLLFDRDIRDRKTWISRPENSSKALS
- a CDS encoding phosphoesterase, with protein sequence MKILTIGDIIGKPGRRAMKEILPALKLGLGVDMVIANGENAAGGLGLTPDVAEELFSYGVDAITSGNHIWSQMEILPLLEGSAPVIRPLNYPPDAPGKGFTSVKGVLVVNLLGRTFLNSLVDCPFRAMDTLLAEYKEPPKHIIVDFHAEATSEKQAMGWYLNGRVTAVVGTHTHVGTVDARVLPGGTASVSDIGMVGPTDSIIGDTPDDVLKRFLSGMPNRLSVGKGRVTFNSVLITTDSNGRAIAIERIDRETAALA
- a CDS encoding phytochrome two-component sensor histidine kinase, translated to MKVEEATVDNRPPRTIRFGLGVRFISFVVLVALLSGGLGGLMLIEMNRDYLHRQILQTNLSQSELAAEFTDKYITAVHAHVEVFAHRPDVMQAVSENLPEQLQTTISEFVNVQTALENVGIYDIYGIQRVVSNSNVSALGRSFIDALWFKTALSTGLPYQDLPTISIISGEPVILYAVPVVNGSGLVTGILTGEISLKGLAEAIVNVDYGTDTSALVADLRGEGIIIADTNPQYVMRPLSDRFDQTVLSLTVGSSDSFEASNKGETELIGFASVPNLPWSVLVSTPKGTATAMVDVMMKNASLLLAGIILVSAIVGGFAILSVSRPLVQMRNISAKIAAGDLTKRVEVSQNSEIGDLGAAFNHMAQEIAEKESRLVEYAMDLEKRVEERTLELSRSNTDLEQFAYVASHDLQEPLRMVSSYMQLLEKRYGSKLESEAKEFMNYAVDGANRMKVIINDLLQYSRVGTRGKSPEPVNMEKVLKIAIANLSLAIKEYGAIISHEELPVIQADESQMVQVLQNLIGNAMKFHSDARPEIHIGVVDKDSEWQFSVSDNGIGLDPKYADRIFIIFQRLHTRDEYPGSGIGLAMSKRIIERHGGKIWVESTPGQGATFYFTITKKENENE
- a CDS encoding D-tyrosyl-tRNA(Tyr) deacylase, coding for MNNIVPISGLCQYCTGRFQAHMQLELVNDGPVTIMLDSRDRLQPR
- a CDS encoding DNA-binding response regulator, whose translation is MRILLVEDDTDLVWAIKSRMEQDGYAVDHESDGPSGLNRAADTYDVIILDIMLPGLDGFEVCRRIRSQGIKTPILMLTARSREDDKVRGLDCGADDYLAKPFSYPELFARVRALIRRSHNHLTNELIVGPLHIDIALRTAAYHGRELILTSKEYGILEYLTLNRNAVVTKDMIEQHIWGDDNNIYSNVIEVLVSRVRNKLDPENKEAVIKTVRSLGYIIKNEKP
- a CDS encoding putative metal-dependent phosphoesterases (PHP family); this translates as MTSLVDLHLHSTASDGVFLPAEVVKMAAARGLRYMALTDHDSIDGIAEALAEAENHPGLTVIPGVEISTNVAEGDVHVLGYFIDWQNTNFKHQLSGMRDSREDRGLAMVEKLAALGMPLEWTRVKEIAGDAVIGRPHIAQAMVEKGYISYIGEAFEKYISRDGPAYAERIKLTPTDAVTLIKSAGGLAVMAHPLTLPNYEPMVENLAAAGLTGIEVYYASYRQYEIQHLKRLAERLGLVATGGTDYHGLDPATETMIGGQSVPLAAVKKLLARLPKENDSRD
- a CDS encoding sensory box sensor histidine kinase-response regulator; protein product: MAKNSLAVLLIEDNPGDVRLMRTILTGSGGREFNIQSFSRLDEGLSYICDNWIDVAILDLNLPDSSGVETLRRLHHAYPELPIVIMTGSDDDELMKEAASEGAQDYLLKGEITESRILIRIIDYAIERKHGEARLLRSEAELKKAQKIAHVGSWVWNLKTDRMEWSDEMFHIFGIDRDNLQGELKQVMADAVYPDDRAAVEATNNAVCSGKSPVPLEYRVIRSDGSVRTVWAEFGELVTDKCGAVETISGIVHDVTERKKEETDNQQLRDKAEMTSRLAAVGEMASGIAHEINNPLTGVVGFSELLLEIQDLPDEVKEGIRIINDGSQRVKDIVGRMLTFARQSRPQKNATNITELIDNTLELRRYVLSTSNIEVVKDYSPDLPWVVADAGQLQQVFLNLIVNAEFAMKKAHDRGKLTIKTEKLENRICISVADDGPGMSAEVMSKIFLPFFTTKGPGEGTGLGLALSFGIVQEHGGILRVDSVLGQGATFVIDLPLNSAEVQSESESPVSQPFLEYKDVSVLVIDDESHVRSLIRAILSKHGYAVEECDLPEKALEKLKTNKYTIVFMDIRMPGMSGMELYEKISRRWPEMAGRVVFVTGDTSDRLTREYLASHKLSHIAKPFDRRALEEKVSNILAR
- the queD gene encoding queuosine biosynthesis QueD PTPS-I/Folate biosynthesis protein PTPS-III → MYYINVESHFDAAHFLRGYAGKCENLHGHRYKVAVKIASENLDDIGMAYDFTNLKAVLKPLLSRYDHTLLNDVPPFDKINPSAENIARAIYEALAPEIKGVRLESVTVWESPESCAEYRATNPT
- a CDS encoding D-tyrosyl-tRNA(Tyr) deacylase, whose amino-acid sequence is MKALVQRVSRALVSVDDEIIGNIKGGLVALIGIATGDEKTDINYLLNKIINLRVFADAEGKFNLSLLDTGGELLLISQFTLIADTRKGRRPSFTGAAPPELAEKLFDDFVAEARNTGISVATGRFQAHMQLELVNDGPVTIMLDSRDRLLPR